A part of Gossypium hirsutum isolate 1008001.06 chromosome A07, Gossypium_hirsutum_v2.1, whole genome shotgun sequence genomic DNA contains:
- the LOC107925844 gene encoding probable fructokinase-5, with translation MNNNSAKSPMIVSFGEMLIDFVPDVAGVSLAESYAFIKAPGGAPANVACAIAKLGGNAAFIGKVGDDEFGHMLANLLKKSGVNSDGICFDKDARTALAFVTLKADGQREFMFYRSPSADMLLKESELKLDLIKQAKIFHYGSISLISEPCKSAHMAAMKAAKQAGVLLSYDPNVRLPLWPCPEAARDGIKSIWDQADFVKVSDDEVEFLTKGDPKKDDVVMSLWNDNFKLLIVTDGPEGCRYFTKKFKGKVNGYKVKTIDTTGAGDAFVGAFLQAVAKDPNLFNDENKLKEALVFANACGAISTTQKGAIPSLPDKAQAEKLIKEAK, from the exons ATGAACAACAATTCAGCAAAGAGCCCTATGATCGTCTCGTTCGGCGAGATGCTAATAGACTTCGTTCCTGATGTTGCCGGCGTTTCCTTGGCTGAATCCTACGCTTTCATCAAAGCTCCCGGCGGCGCACCTGCTAACGTTGCATGTGCCATCGCTAAGCTCGGAGGCAACGCTGCCTTCATTGGCAAAGTAGGAGACGATGAGTTCGGTCACATGTTGGCGAATCTGTTGAAGAAGAGCGGAGTGAACAGCGACGGGATCTGCTTCGACAAAGATGCGAGGACTGCGTTGGCATTCGTTACGCTGAAGGCGGATGGGCAAAGGGAGTTCATGTTTTATCGATCCCCTAGTGCGGATATGTTGTTGAAAGAATCGGAGTTGAAATTGGATCTCATTAAGCAAGCCAAGATATTCCATTATGGATCCATAAGTTTGATCTCGGAACCCTGCAAATCAGCTCACATGGCCGCCATGAAAGCGGCTAAACAGGCTGGGGTTTTGCTTTCTTATGACCCTAATGTTCGCTTGCCTTTGTGGCCTTGCCCTGAGGCTGCTAGGGATGGGATTAAGAGCATATGGGATCAAGCTGATTTTGTCAAG GTTAGTGATGATGAGGTGGAATTTCTAACCAAAGGAGACCCTAAAAAGGATGATGTTGTCATGTCTTTATGGAATGACAACTTCAAGTTGCTTATTGTCACTGATGGACCAGAAGGTTGCAGATACTTCACTAAG AAATTCAAAGGAAAGGTGAACGGCTACAAAGTGAAAACCATCGACACCACCGGAGCCGGCGACGCTTTTGTCGGTGCATTTCTACAAGCTGTAGCCAAAGATCCAAATCTCTTCAAC GATGAAAATAAGCTGAAGGAGGCACTGGTGTTTGCAAATGCATGTGGAGCAATTTCTACAACTCAAAAAGGAGCTATCCCATCCCTTCCTGACAAGGCTCAAGCTGAAAAACTCATCAAAGAAGCCAAatga